The segment CCCTTTATAATTTAAGTGTATCATGCCGTGAAAGAAAGAAATGAAGCTACTCTTTGACAACACCAGAATGCCAATAAAGAATCTTGAAGTAATTCCCCCAAAAGAACAGAATCCACTAACGTATGAAACCTATACTCGGTTTGTGTTTCAGGTCACTAGCTTCAGAATGGGGTTGGCTTGGTATGAGATTTAACTGCATAGCACCAGGACCAATCTACACAAAGGTAAACATTCATCAAGTTTTCATATGTGGAATAGTTACTGCTGCTCTAACAGCCCTTGATTCGTTTTAGTTGATCctcattacagaatttgttctCCTTCTACTGCCAGAACCtatgttttgtttactacaCTGTCCCCCTGCACCACCCTCACATGCAGATACTGTTGGCCCAACTCATCATTTTGGAAGTCAAATTACACCTATGGTAACTGGTAAACACCTttttgcctaaaatgtgcacttgtATAACAAACAATGACTTTAACTCAATATTATAAGATGATGATGTCAGATAGATTTGATCTGtactttttgttctgtaccTTTATCACAATCGATTCTAAATTCATAAGGATATTAGTTATCCGCATTCAAGAACCCCCAATCAACAAAGTGGCGCAGTCAATAACGCCTTTCCTGTGTAGTGATTTTAGAGAAAGGAAAGTGGATAATAAGCATTCATAAGACACAATAATAACGCCACCAGTCTTTATTTTGTGCCATTGCAGGGAGCATTTGGCCGACTGGATCCCACTGGTCAGTTTGCTGAGAGCATGAGACAAGGTATACCTACAGGAAGGTTCGGGGAAGTGGAAGAAATTGCAAATCTTGCTACCTACATGGTCAGCGACTATGCCAGCTGGATGAATGGCTCCTGCGTTGATTTTGACGGTGGGGAGCTGCCTTTTGCTGCTGGGGAATTCAACCAGTTAAAACAGGTAAATGTAAACAAGAGATACAaagctgtatttttttttggggggggggggtttctaaaaaaaaaaggctcagTTAAAAGATTTGAGGACCATTTAGCAAGCGAGCACACGGAAATTGaaatattgttaatatttcGGTGGGttaattaattttcaaacaaaTACATGCACGAAGAAAGCAGTGTTGAAGTACTTCTCTTTTTGTGTAGAGTGTTGTGGcagagtggtctagttcactaGACCCACACTTTGGTGTTTGTCAGCAAACAGTGTGGGTTTGAACCTTGGTCATGACACATGTGCCCTTGAGTAAGGCActtttatcataattgctttgtaaaaagttgggaatgTCATGCTTTCTAATCCACCCTAGTGGATGgtatacccaagcctacatcctttcagactgtgaaggggataaccctgtttcagccccagaagAAGGTGGAAACGTCCctctggtggcagttgatttgggtcaataaCCAAAATCATCCAAGTGTAGACCTGGCCTTGACGTGGCCTTCCATGGCCTTGTGATCTCTCATACGTGTATGTAAATTGTGCCCATTAGTGTAGACCTGACCTTGACGTGGCCTTCCATGGCCTTGTGATCTCTCATACGTGTATGTATATTGTGCCCATTAGTGTAGACCTGGCCTTGACGTGGCCTTCCATGGCCTTGTGATCTCTCATACGTGTACGTAAATTGTGCCCATTAGTGTAGAGCTCGCCTTGACGTGGCCTTCCATGGCCTTGTGATCTCTCATACGTGTATGTAAATTGTGCCCATTAGTGTAGACCTGGCCTTGACGTGGCCTTCCATGGCCTTGTGATCTCTCATACGTGTATGTAAATTGTGCCCATTAGTGTAGACCTGGCCTTGACGTGGCCTTCCATGGCCTTGTGATCTCTCATACGTGTATGTAAATTGTGCCCATTAGTGTAGACCTGGCCTTGACGTGGCCTTCCATGGCCTTGTGATCTCTCATACGTGTATGTAAATTGTGCCCATTAGTGTAGACCTGGCCTTGACGTGGCCTTCCATGGCCTTGTGATCTCTCATACGTGTATGTAAATTGTGCCCATTAGTGTAGAGCTCGCCTTGACGTGGCCTTCCATGGCCTTGTGATCTCTCATACGTGTATGTAAATTGTGCCCATTAGTGTAGAGCTCGCCTTGACGTGGCCTTCCATGGCCTTGTGATCTCTCATACGTGTATGTAAATTGTGCCATTCTCCTGTTGCAGGTTACACCAGAGCAGTGGGACCTAATGGCACAACTTGGAAAGAAAGTCAAAGGATCTTAATCATCATCAAGGAGAAATTGAAGTCTCAGATATCATCTGCCCGTACCTTATCAAAAAGGTGTTCCATTAAAAACATACTCAAGACTCTCAACGCAAAGTTTTAAAATCTTTCATTACATAACTTGAAAGTTTACACATTGGTCTGTAAATATCGTCATACTAACCCGATGTAATTTTCACAATACTtttggttgcgccattttgggatTCAATGTCCATGTGTGTAGTGTGCCTTTAATGCCACATGGTGTTCACacgcttaaaggcaaagtattccTTTGGTTTTAGGAacctttcaattgttttaaactaacctgtgaatatCTCCTTTCAAAAGACGGTAGCGTTTTTAAAATATCGCCGAAATCCGGAGCTGTTAGTACGTCCACTCAGTCATGTACACCTTTGCCTTTAACCATACCTGCATTGGACTCCTAACATGAGCGTACAGACAGTAATCTGATGTTACATTGGTGTTACACTGGTGTTACATTGGTGTTACATTGGAGCTAACCTCTGATTTTCacgactagaataaatattgtcgtctagttactcaatcacaatttcttgatttgtgcttttaataatcatagatgttaaaccaatgtttgtatgagagagattggctgttgccagctggGTGTTTATACCACCTTGTGTGAGTTTGcggagttcccttgatgggaagatcatctaaacaaacgacaaacaaacattggtgtTACATTGGCATTACATTGGTGCTACATTGGTGCAAGGGCTCAGGTGTCATAACAGAATTACGAATTGCACTTATTTATTAAGGAACCCAAAAAAAAGAGCAACCAGTTTAATGTGAGCATATAATATGCAGAATTTATTATATCAAAATAATACATTTATTGACTATTTACAATTGTTACAGCCTTTTTTACCATTCAAATCCACACTTGCTATAAATATATAATCAACATCTTCTCTTCCATATCAACCAGTTCTAGTAGTTCAAATTCATTCATAGGGAATACATGTCATTAATATCTTGATTATATCATACAGGTgttttgtgaatgttttttGAATAAATGGGTATGTATATCAAATTACAATAGGGGAAATGGGAATCGGAAATTgggtttaagcagaaaattgtgcttTAACAAAATTTTCTTTAACTTGAGAAGCAGTCAAAGACAGTACATGTGGAACGGTATTTTGCCTGGTAATCTTAATCCGGTAAGCAACATTGTTCTGTGCTTactgaagcacaaaaagtagctaagcacaactaaatTATGTTTACTAACATAAGGGTACCAACCAAAATAACaagtcacatgtacatgtacatgtactatctttaaaatggttttctgcttatttttgctaagcatagaatTGTTGACATAATTTTCTgctatagcagctctatgaagttgggatTTGGTTCCTTGAATgattaacaattatttatgtCAAGATCCGTTATACGATTCCATCGgttgatttaatttgatttatacAGTGGAAGTTTAGAAAATGTAATAACAATGGGACTACATATAAGAATAATATTAATGGCTATGTTTGTTAATTGTAAATTCATAACTCTAGTATCAGGATAATGATTCATTCCAgtcaacaagttttgtttgaataCCCCCTTTCTAATTATCAATTAGAAGAAACCAAGATTGGGTTCCTGCAAAACATTTCTTGAGAGTAAGCCGACTTGAGAATGCTGGATAATGTTGTGTGTGAGTGTAAATCCTGTAAGATACTTTGTAAATTGGTCCACCGattatttgttacattttgCATTGCAAGTACGCTTTGAATTAAGTAAAAACATTGAATAAAACCAgtgaatacaaatttaaaaacggATCAATCTGTTTTTAGGAATGTATGCTATTGTCGGCTCAGTACTGAAAGGTTATTAATTGCAGTTTAACGGGTAATTAAAAATGTGTAGAAATTTAaacaaggaaagaaaaaaatcaacatcaacaaagaaacattttacttgAACAATGAATTTTCTGTTGGCAAACAGTAACTCTGAAGACCACTCTAAATCATTTaacaggagctccaaaatatgcaaaagcagtTTTAAGAAAGCCATACAAAAACTACCTTATAGTCAGAGCAGACGTTATTAACAATAATAgcttaaacaaatttaagtgaACATTTACCGCTGTTTTGCATTCCAGTTAGAAACCTCTAGGATATGGAGCCAAATACACAAAATACTATTGTTTAGAATGAATCTGTTATAATTTAACTATAAAATCTCTGAACTCTTGTTTAAGTGTTAATTTACAATATTTCCTCCAGCTTCCACTTCAAATCTCACAAAATTCATTTTCTCTTCACTTCCTCCTTTTTCTGACCAGTACGTATATTACAAAATATCGcttcaaaaaaataacatgtatAAAATCTGTGCTGACTACGTttgtatatatacatgtacagataaTACTGAGTTTTTCTATTTCCACAACAGAAGCTAACTTTACTTACTCCTTTTCTTCAGCCAATGGTCCTCacaacagtttttgagaaaaaaaaataatctttttgTGTTTCACTTGAAATATGGATGACAAATATGAAACTTAACAATGAAGGAAAGGAAAACCAAAGCTACTGATTACTTGTGTTTAAGAAAAATGGAAAGTACCTGGTGAACATTAAAGACTAAGTACGGGTGATAATGATCGAGACAAATACTTCCATCTGAAAGCTAAATTTAATGATTGTATACCCAATCTCCAGAGAAATATATTGACGTCAGCCTCTTGTTGCCATAGAATTCTCACAATGGTTATTTAAACCTCACAACAAAATtcattcacacacaaaaaatcaatttaatttgCTAAGTttaaaaaagcttttaaaatattgtgtttacaaaaacaagatTTTACACAGTAGTTCTTATTTTTTATCCCAAGAATAACTTGTAAGTTTTAGTCGTATTGTGTAGCACCAAACACTCAGACTatgctattaaaaaaaagtatttcataaaaaaagaaattcaaaaatcttttaaaacattgttaaattATAAAAACTGGAGAAAGGGGGAATTCCACTTAGGGGAATGAATAGAGCTATGCCTTAAAAGATTCATAGCATTTGCACAATTCTGTTCATTGAAAGTCTTAAATTTATGAGACAtggtaatttttgttaaatttgattacaaaatctagatttaaaaaaatgatggtgatctgttaaaaaaaaaaaatcaattactcTATAAAAAGATTTACAATCTCAAATGATAATCCTGTAGaaacaaagttaaaataaaacagtgactTGGAATGAGTTGCAGGAAATAAATAACTTTCACTTTGCAAGCCTTACtgacaaaaatgttcacagcgTGATGAATTGCTAAGGTAACTTGAACACAAGAATGGTAATTGGATAGGTGTTTGGCGAGGTTAATTTGTGCTGCAAAGATTAAACTAAATCAACTCAGCAACATTTTACCAAAGCCCTGCCTTGCTGTTTAGCACCCCTCTTGCCTTCTTTGCACCTTCCTTATCGGAACCTTTTCCCTTATTCGCCCTATCCTTCTTCTTCCCAGTTCCTACACTACTTTTCCCATTCATAGACACCCCCTTTGGAAGACTACCGTTACTGATCTCAGACCCCTTTCCTCTCCCTGGACTCTTGACCCCGTTGGGGTTCTCCTTGGCAGCCTTTTTCGGTGAAGGTTGTTGCCGTCTCTCTGACGTGGAAGACCCAGAGGCGATGGATTCATTAAGATCCATCTGACTCGACCCGGCCGAGTCGCTGGAGTTTAATCGACGCTTGTCCTGAGGGTGGAGGAAGTCTGTGCTGAGAGGAGTTACAAGTTCGATTCTAAGACGTTGCGAGCCCAGAATGAGTTTGACCACGTCACCGTGTTTAGCCCACTTGACGCTGTCGTCATTCACTCCGATGATGAAGTCACCTTCTTTAACGCCACTGGCCTGTTACATCAAATAAAACCACATTCACAAAATCAGCTACATATGATCAACCTCCTACATTCTGATCATTATTCCGTTCCACCTCATTTTGACCTCTAGGCTAGGGCACTCAGCCCAAATGTCAGCATATACTTAAGGTCTATTGTATTCAAATATGAAACTTACCGCAGCGACATAACCAGGATCAACGCTTGCAACGATGACAGGAGAATCCCCTCTGACTGTAAAACCAAACCCTTCCATGCCTCGCTGGATGTCAACCACACGTGGTGCTGACCAATTATTTCTTGCATTGAAGATTGCAAGAGGACCCTGAAGTGAGAAAGATGAACAAATCAGTTTAATGTTTAGTTCTAATAATATAATGATTAATCTTAATTTGGGAGTCTAATCATCCTCACAtgcagctgagaagctgaattgtgAATGATGCTGCTAgcatcgaaacgtcgagttaaaccaacggttcttttcagaaccaccccaactcatttagagattattacatggtgttaccgcaaactcttctatatcttatctccaccatgcaaagtttcaaattcttctTAGCTACAGCCTGTTTGAGCTGCTAGAATGCAAGGGTGCCTGGGGCAGCCAGCTACACcaacctacaatgtacatgtatgaccacggagcacagcctgAGAtcaaaagtctttttttttttcaagaaagaggaGACTGGAAGGCCCAGAGCAAAAATGTTGCTCGTCTTAATCCTGTGTTTGattagggaaaaaaaaacacatcatttgAGAACTCTACACGGTGGTGTTTGCTGACAACTCGAAAATTTGCATTAATTTATCCTTCCAAAACACCAATGATGGACTATACACCCAAAGAGTCACACACTTCCTATGTGAGCACTCCTGATTAAATAATAAAGTGACCTTATGAACTTTGACCTGAATAGGTCAATCTTGGTTTGGGTTACCGTTACTTACCAATGTATGGAAGATGTCCTTGACTTTGACAATGGTGAAGTCTGGTGGTGTTGGTTTGGGAACCTGTTGCGTCTCACCTTAATATTAATCCAGAAATGAATCCATTGGTAAATACAGCCTTGACAGCGTAAACATATTATTTGATCCGGGTTATCGGGGATATATCTCAAAAAAGGGGCTggaattttcaaaaaaattgtatacatgtacatatatatataggattaaaacaattgaacggttcccaaaaccaaaggtatgctTTGCCGGTAActgaatcaaacaaacaaaaagaccaACCTCTAATTTCTGGTACGTCCATCATCTCAAAGAAGTCATCCTCCTCATCCAGCTCAGTGTAGCGTCCCATAGAGCGGTCATGTGACTGTCGGAGAACCTCCTCCAGAGTGTCAATCTTCCTCAGCATCTTAGAGAGTCCATGGACCCGTAGTGCCTCCTCATGTAGCATCAGCGCCTGGCGGATGTGTGCCTTGCTTAGTCTCTTGCGTTCTTCTTGTGTCCTCGGTACTTGTAGAGCTCTGGGCTCAAGGTAGATGGAAGGGAAGACCCTCTCGAGTGTTGATTGGTCGTAGGTGGATTCTAAAGTGATAAATGAGAATGAATGAGAATAACAAATACTGAAAAGTATTCTGGATTCAAGATTGGGTCGGCCTCAAGGTGTACTTTATCAACCTGTTATACTGTACTGCCAGTGAACATGGAACAAGATATTTTGCCACTTAGTAAAACGGCAGCAATAAAGCTTACTTGTATCTGTGTACCCCATAGCTGCATAGTAGTGTGATGATGCCTTGAAGTGTTGTGACTTGACCAGCATCATGGATATCCAGGAATATGGAATGTAATCTTTGACTTTGGGATGCATCATCAGTCGATGGACCTTCCCATAAGCATCTGAAACctacaagaagaagaagaatgatAACAAAATAGTAACTGACACCGAGTGTGACTGTCTAACAGTGCCAAAAACTATGGAACACCTGTTGGGATCGACCCCCAATAGCTGTACTTTGCATTGCCATGAAAACTGTTGTTAATCTTTCATAACAATTTGATGACAATCAGTATTGAACACAAGGTACAACAGTTTTATTGGAAGTAGTTTTGGATCTGAAGCTCGAATAAATAGAGACACTTACAACTGCTGCTTCTTGGGCAATTTCAAAATTGGTCTGGATGTCTTCAGCGATGCCTCCAAGTACTCGCTTCTCAAAAATGCATTCTTGAACTTGACCCtataagagaaaaacaaattattataaacaatattattataaatacattgttggcaacaaaatcaagcatgcCTCATACATGtgtaagtgaacttaatcactgtagctttcaagcctgaggaaacctgtaaacaagagtGCTTGCCATGTGAACAAGAAACACTGGgtttaacccctacccttacactgtagcttgcaagcctgaggaaacctgtaaacaagagtgcttgctatgtgaacaagaaacactggggttaacccctacccttacactg is part of the Asterias rubens chromosome 4, eAstRub1.3, whole genome shotgun sequence genome and harbors:
- the LOC117289056 gene encoding rhophilin-1-like, with product MQEKGVSEKDTGPRRKGCDPLSQTVRGRLQSRRQKLNGQINKEMRMRAGAENLFKAASNRKIKEQVAMELSFVNSNLQLLKEELAEINSEVEAYQTDTFLRSVPLIPLGLKETKDIHVKLVFQDYILEHYSEDGANYEAEIQEFMDLRQAMRTPKRTTEGVDLLFEYYNQLYFIENRFFPPDRHTSIYLTWYDALTGIPSVQRSIAFEKGSVLFNICSLYTQIGARQDRSELQGIKEAIVNFQKAAGGFRYLGENFSHAPSMDMSAPVLDMLEALMAGQVQECIFEKRVLGGIAEDIQTNFEIAQEAAVVSDAYGKVHRLMMHPKVKDYIPYSWISMMLVKSQHFKASSHYYAAMGYTDTKSTYDQSTLERVFPSIYLEPRALQVPRTQEERKRLSKAHIRQALMLHEEALRVHGLSKMLRKIDTLEEVLRQSHDRSMGRYTELDEEDDFFEMMDVPEIRGETQQVPKPTPPDFTIVKVKDIFHTLGPLAIFNARNNWSAPRVVDIQRGMEGFGFTVRGDSPVIVASVDPGYVAAASGVKEGDFIIGVNDDSVKWAKHGDVVKLILGSQRLRIELVTPLSTDFLHPQDKRRLNSSDSAGSSQMDLNESIASGSSTSERRQQPSPKKAAKENPNGVKSPGRGKGSEISNGSLPKGVSMNGKSSVGTGKKKDRANKGKGSDKEGAKKARGVLNSKAGLW